From Brassica rapa cultivar Chiifu-401-42 chromosome A06, CAAS_Brap_v3.01, whole genome shotgun sequence:
tatatttaattagatttttgtcatatatatatatatgtttgatttaatttttttgaaaacataaataataagttattatgatggtttttgaattaataaaaaataaactaataaatatttgttaaacgattaagcccgcatatgcgggcaagaCACCTAGTATATAAGTAATTTAAAGTTATTCTTACAAACTAAGAAAAAATTgaagtttaaaattattatttgacTATTAAAATTCAGTACCATTAGTTATTTAGTTCAATAACGGATATAAAGCGAATAAATCAATAGTAAATGCATTAGAAGTTAAAACAACACTTTGTTACTAAAAAATTTAGTCTATAAACGCCAATTAATTTGAAAGAGATAGAGATctagtgttttgaaacccgatccggacccgcggttgaaccggtaaacccggTAACCTAGAAAAAATATGGGTTGGGTTTTCTGAAAAtccaatatttagaaacccgcaaaaaccgGCAAAAACACACTAAAACCCAGAACCAGATGCCgattgaaccaataaataatttttactttttgtttagtttttaattctattttatattctaagtttgCAGTTAAGAAATTAGGtggtgacaaaaaaaagaagaagttatgtttttcattttcagttttatatttgtgatttttagattttgatgaaaatttcaCTATGCCactgaagaaaatgaagtgaacgatggtagagagaaccacaattagttgatgtgatttgatgttagtttatttttgttattgacaatttattacaaaGATCTTTTACTTTTCGTTTATTTtggatttgaagtttaatttattattcatattagacatttaaataattatgaaatttatgtcttgatttttttttggatatcaTAAGTATTATCTTGTCAggaaattttaaatagtctagactattttttgatattttgtatgtcaaataaaaataaaaatataaaatctcaagttaagtattttctaaatgtttctaacataaaatatatatatgtattcaaACTATTATTGTAGGTggtataaaatattaaactttggtttctatatttttttcatagttaatatattattatataataaaattgattcaTTTGTTAACCCGCGGTTCATCCGCGGTCGATCAAGTGATCCAGCGACCTCGTCCGGTTTAGTGTCGGGGTCGGGTTTAAGTACATTGGATAGAGTATAATACTGAAGATGAATGCATGACATGTGGAACATGCATAACATTGAGATTGAAAAGCACATGCATTACTCTCCATTGCTCAATATATCTCGACCCCTTCAGTTAAATCTGTCATATTCAATTGGCTCACAACATTCTTCTTTTATTCCTTACTTTTTGTCTGCCATAATCATATCCAATTAATGGTTTTTGTATTACTTTctatttttccttttaattttGAAAGTGGATTTTGCAGCAAAAACATTATGACCATCATTCTTCTTGTATCATTGATCATATTATCCTTTTAATAAGGTGAGTCAATAATTATCAATAACAGTGATCCAGCCATAAGACGAGGATGCTTTTTTGATtaaagatttttattatattgagTTGGTTAAAAAAACTATAGCTAagtcttgtttttgttttaatttattttgttcgAGACTAATATCGCGACAAACGTCTCCGCCCGATAAATGAGCCATGCTGACTAGTGAGGCACTGGTGGTCAACATTTATGTGTGtttctaaaatttattatgtctacttaactattaaaaaattgaataattaaaattagaCAGATTGGATCAAATTTAAAGCTGTTAACAAAAAAAGATCAAATTTAAAGCAAGTATATGGTCAAAATTTCTGTATGCATAGCTATGttggattttatattttatagtttaagtattgtaattaaacaaaataaactgTAGATAGAGGATCattttatcataaatatatacACTTGTTGGATTTGATAATGTTATTTTATGGCAGGAACTAAAACTAACACCACTCGTGATTTTCTGTCACATATTTAAATCACCCTCTTTAGATTCATGCTTCTGCTCTTCTTTTTGTCAGTCGGTGCTTCCATCTTTTAAGTTATGAATTCTTAACACTACTATATTTAATTAGAGAGAAGAAATGAGATGATGATgggtaataatattttaattgaatAAAAGCTTTCTGATATAgtgaatataaaaaaacaaaatataacggATGAATTCTGTAGAAAATGGAAGAACAAAATCTCAAACCTACAGAAAGGCATATATTTGAGACAGTATTTTtcctttattttaaaattttttatttttcattccaTTTTACTGTAAAATATGGATTAGGGTTGGAGTTGTTCTTAGTTCCGGAGTTTTGAAGCCTGCCGGTTCAGTATCTCACTAATATATTCCATTAAAGCGTTCTACTCTTGTAATCTCTTCTTATTAATGAAGTTTTAGTGTTAAAAAAACGAATTCTgtagaaaatatatttcttttatcAAATTCTGTAGAAATATGACGGACGAATGTACCCATCAGTTTGATCTTTAAAATCATTAAGAATACTGCACAATATTCACATTTTTTATTTGTGGGTTCCAGTGAATCAACACAATCTCATAAACACCAAACTTTGAACACTTTTGGACCCATATCTCTCTTTTCTCTATGatgataataaataaatcattCATACGGCCTTCAACATCACTATCGCTCTGGTCtcatttcttctttttgtcTCACAGCATTCactatatttttcataaattattaatttaaaacataaaattaatatcCAATATTATAGCATTTTCAAATGGAAAATGCAAAGACTGTATAGCTTTGAACACAATctagaaaaacaaagaaaaaaaaatcaatgaagAGGAGATCTTTGGGAAATTCCTTTTCTCTTGAGTAGTCTCGTGAATGGTCTCAGTGAAAGATTACTACTCAATAAAGCTTCCGAGTCTTCTGAAACATCGGTGAGTGACGATATGGATGATTTTTTCTCTTCTAAACTTCCTTCTTGATTATAATGTTCTTTCTCCAAAACACTTTGTTCCACTTCTGAAGAGAAACAAAACTTACGCTTTTTCGGAGGGCCTGATGAAATCTACAAAAACAAATGTCATTCAGTTATTTGAGCATACTCTAAACTTGAAAGAAAATATAGTATTTGGCATCATAAGAATTCTCTGAATTTTACGTTTGTGAAACGTGTTTATAACGTATATACAATTCACATAATGTCCATATTAACGTTTAAAAAATGATACTCCTATGTTAATGTAGGTTACGTGTCAAAAGTATAGATATGACTGATACTCTAACATGTTTCTTGGTGTGTTACGATTAttccaaaagaaaatataaaaactccTATGCGTGTAGTGTTGAAAAGAAATTGTTTAAAGAAAAAAGTTTATTTGAATGTACTCTAAAACCAACGTAAAATCGAGTGAGAACTGTACTATCGAGTCATTGACAATGTGTAGAATTCAAATTTAACTTGTCAGAGATATATGCCTCATTCATCTACTGACGAGTGACGCTAACTCTTTTTAGAATTTCAAGATTGTTCTGTAAAACTTTTACGATACATTCTAATCAAAACATTTTGTATACCTCTGCTAACTAACTAActtactttttaaaaatgtataaacatTTTGTATACCTCTTTTTAGAACTCTACCTAAACCCTTTATCTAAATGAAAGTCTtatgttgctcaaaaaaaaaaaaaccatctaAGTAATAATAGAATATACTAATGGAAAAAACAATGTATAGATGTAAAAAATAActttaatgaaaatgaaaaatcaCATTTTACCTTGCATGAGATGGAGCAAAATCGATTAGGACGATCTTGAATATATCTTTTACAAGTAACGCATGAAGCTGCATTCTTGGACTTTGTTGAAGGTCTTGCATCTTTTGCTTGCGGCCTCGAATTCAAATGTATTGCCTTTTctccatttattttatatgtctATTGCCAGTCAATAacaaaaaaggtaaaacaaTAGTATATATCAagttaattttgattttcaTAGGCACTGAAAATCCGATCAAAAAAATACCACAacacaaattaataaaatattcaaaataaaataaaaacctgTATCTCGGAGCAATCAAAGTAGTGTTGAATATCGAGGAGACGCAGAACATCTTGATAAACATATTTGCAGATCTGAAGACGACGATGGACAAAGTGAGCTTCTGTGTTACAACAATGTCTGCAGATTTCGACGTTACAGTCAATGCAAAAGACATTTTTCTCGTTCTTTCGAAGATGCTTATGATCCACACATGTCCCAAAGAACTCTAAGCTCAATAGTGTCGCAATCCAATCTCCATCAACAGTTCTCTTCTCACTCTGCAaccaatgttttgaaaatttaatttacttGTGAATATCTGAAAAAGATTCAGAAACTTTATGATAAACTTATATATGATTTAAGacgaaattcaaaaattaaatcggcttcttattaatttttaaaatatgaaattcgTAGAAAGTTTGAGATTCTATTGAGTTTATATATCAGTTACATATGAAGTCACTTGAAACTTGGATTAGAGGactcatacaaaaaaaaaaaaaaaaacttggattagaggtttgttaaaaaaaagccAATTATTTCTTAAAGGGATGGAATCTGCAGAAATTTGAAACTTTATTGATGttttataatgaatatatatatatatgaaaatattacaaatttgaatTAAACAGATTCATTAGCCAGattgttaataaaaaaacaattttgttaGTTAATAAGGATAAATTCTGCAGAAATTTTCTTGTTTATGATTTCTATTTTCTTGTTGAAACTAGAAAAACTTGAATCTTAGGGAtttgttagcaaaaaaaaaaaaggatgacATCGGCAGAAATTTTGGAGTGTTTTGGTGTTTATGATGAATTgatatacaaattaaaaacagaTAAAATGaatcagaaaataatataaaataaaataagggtTTGTACCAGATTCATTTGGGTATGAGAAATTGAATTCCTTTAATCGATCAGATGAGCAGCGTTAAGGAAGAACATTCAGGGTTCTTGGGGAAGAGGAAGGAGAGGCCAGAAGCAAAAAGAAGAAGTGATTGTGGTGTGAATAAATTAGTAGAAGGCAAAGgaaatataaacaaattatattagGAATGTATCATCAATTGTATATTGTGTTTTGtgagaaaatattaataaataaggaaaataaaaggacaactttttataattaattaaataaggGAAATATCAAAAGTCCTAACAGTCAACATAAACTGTTGCTCTTTTACACCTAGAATGGATAGCATGCGGAAATATGAAAGACGTGTAACTATATTAACTTTAAAGTTTTAACCTTCaaaattaatcattttaaatacaAATGAAATCGGCTAATGAGGTCATTAATAtgcaaattataataataataattgagtGGACATAATTTGACTTTGAGGAAGAAGGTAGTCTTTATAATTTAGATGGTGCGATAAAGGTAAGCAAAGCTTCCTATATTTACTCCGAAATTTCCAAGGAAAAAGCTTATTAATTTTGGAATTATATCATTATGTACATActacatatacatacatatgAAGATGCCGATGATAAACCGCTCGCATTGCAGATAATATAATACTAAACGCTGTATTAATTGTATTTACCAGCAAGAATTAGCAGGTTGACCAAAAActaatatagaaaaataatcaCCATCTTTTTCTGACAAACgttattcaaaataaaacgcatgaaaaaaatacaaaaatatgatttcattaaggtcatatattttgagaaagttTGAGAAAGTAGAGTAAACATACAATTAGTTGCTCGATCTTTAAACATCCATGCGGACTGCCTTTTTGCTCGACCATGCGCACTACTCTGTCCGTTTGTTAACTGCTCTGCACCAAGATGGCTAGCCTCTGCTGCTGGCAAATGGATGCAAACTAGCTTGAATTGATACTTTtcgatatcaaaataaaatctaaGTTCAATTTACTCAACTGGTGAAGATATCATTGTCCTTTTTTTCTTATCAAAGTAAGATATTGTATCTATAAGCTATTATATCCAAATTCAAATTCAGCACTTACCAGCACTATGCTTAAAAGAGATTATTTACGTTGTGTGAGATTATCACGTGTGGTCTctcataataaatattaaaattacagAAACCAAGTGCTTACATAATTCTTTAATTAAACTGAaagttttaaaaaggaaaaccaGAATTTTATCGaccaaaactaatatatatgtatggacggactttttatagataaacatataaagaaattaattaaactataattTTAGGCGGATTTTTTATAGTATTTTGacaatataacatataaaggaATTTGGTGCACAAACGAAAAACATATAAAGGAAAATattcaagaaacaaatataaacatatataaatttggAAATATTAAATTGTGGATCCAACGGCAGGTTAGGATAGTGGTTTTAGCCTTTGGAGTTGGTTCCATTGTACCCTTAGTTTGATTCTCGTTGGAAAGACAGATTTAGGACATAGTACTATCAACTGCTGCATCTGGCTGAAGGATTACTCTGGTCTAACAACAATGGAGattctcttttttcttctataatttacactaaaatagagtaattctattataatgtaatttttgctccaatggtgactttattatagaataaaatatagagaaatgtCACagtttactctatatttggagtggAAAAGTGACATCCCTCtatattttattctataatagagtatctatattatagagtaacaccactggagcaaaagttacactataatagaattattctattttagtgtaaattatagagaaaaaaatagagttccattggagatggtctaaggccCGGATCACCTTTCGGTTATTAAAATAAACACTAAATTGTGGAGCTTAATCTTAAACCATGCGACATGCAAAACATGTTAAGTTTATTATTTACTCCATATGTTTCACAATGATGAGTTTTTTTCTGCTCATTTTTGTTGTTTGTTAAGATAAATTTTCAAACtttaatgtatattttattaatatagtCAATGTATATGTCAACAAATATGTATAGATAatgattatatttttgaactactattgattttgaattatataaattaaatataatttattgaatgatactttttaatatgtacaaaaattcttaaatattatCTTTATCAAACAAAtagtgtatttattttttattgtcgCGTACCAAAACGGGAAAAAGCTAgatgtttcaaattatattttaatttttatttaatgtgaAATTTCTTGGCCATcttgtaataaaatattctttGAAAAACTACaattaaaccaaactaaaacggaaacagaaacaaaaactGAGCCAATTTTTCTCGGCATAATCCATAATTTAGAAAAAGGCTTTGTATAGAAATATGTCTATATAGAATATTGTGGATAGCTGGATATGATCACCTACATCTATTAATATGCTCTGCATAATCACATTTCAATATATGTCTACATAGCATTTTCaactttactttatttttttgtttcaaaatcagATTTATAGTAACATTTTCAATTCTACTCCCTTTTTATAACTTcgaaactttatttatttttttgacataaacttaatttattaatcaactgtgaagggggggggggggggggggtactaCATATAgtctatatgatatatactATAGTCAATAAACCAATATAATGAAGCGGACAATCAAATATAGAAAAGAAACTTGAACTATCATACACCTTCTTTGACAAAATATCGGCAGCTTGATTTCGTGCCGTTTGACATGACTCAACGAGCATTCTGGTAACAAATACATCCAATACCGAATTTCAAATAATACATTACCAAATTGAACACTGTGTTCTGTCAAATTTACAATCCTGCTGAATTCACTATTATCCCCTTCGAACCATACATTTCGCCGACCCTTTATCCAAGTTTGTTGAAGAACATACAAAACAACCCATTGTTTCTGCTTCTAAGACTGATGTTACCCCCACCACTCTTGCCATCCCCGAAGAATATGTATTCCAGCATCATTACGCACAATCCATCCCATATCCAAAGTCTTCATCCTTGACGATAACGACTGTCAAAATTGCATTTTAGGCAATCTGATAGTAGTGGTTCCCATTATGAGCTTATGCGCTTTATATTGTATGGTATCGGTATTACTTTGCCATTCAGCTGTCGCGTATAAGGCTCTACAAACGTCCTCTATAGAGAACATTTCGCTTACTGAAGCAaagttaattttgaaaattccaAATGATCAGCCACAACTTCCGAAAACAATTTCTCTATTTTATATTCCAATAgaagaaaaattgaaatcattatttaaattgaatgataaatttattttttagttattgtttCGTTTTTCACTATAAACGAAGTAAATTTTAAGTTTCACAGCTccattatataattattctattttctaaaaaaattaaaataacattgGATATGTTTCTAATGCTCTTAGACTACCTCGAAACTCTTCCCGTTCACCACAATGAACACATGATTGGTGTCTTCTCCAAGCAAGCATCCAGTCTCCTAATGAGAGCATGTTATTCATAGCAAGGCAAGCAATAAATCTACAACGTGGTACTCTTTGAATGAAACCAGAAAAGAGGTGTCTGTAGAACTGCCTAACTCTTCTCGAACCTTATTCTACTACGAGAAATAGGATGTGCTTTAATCTGTAATAACAACAGATAAAATTAATGTATTCTAGTCTGACGTAATCTTCATCCATCGGGTCCAACCACATTGATCGAACCAAACTAAGTTGGAAGTACAGCCACCTTTGAACTAAAACTCATAGACCTGGTATTTTAGGTgccaaatatataattataaacttTGAGGGTATCAATACTAAAAAGTAGTTGTGGTGCAATGGTGCTATTGCTGGGTTTGAAATCTTTTAAACATCATAATATGATGGGCCGGGCCTGGTGAAAAAATTATTCAGTACCTCTATTTCATTACGTCATATGTACGCTTTAGGTTTATTGCATCTCATCCCAATTAACTTTTGCATCGTGCATAATTTAGGTTCTCCGATCATACAAAAGTTATTTGATTTCATCTTAAACAATGTAACTAATTCACAAATAAAATGGTTGACAAATGTTGTCAGGTGCAAGATGTATAGCATAGATATTTTATATTGCATAAACACTACAACGATAATAATACACTTAAACCAAAAGTTTGCATGAAAAATATATGTCACAAGTAAAATTCTTCagacaaaaacaaagaaaagaatCGAGAATTTTCACACAATGCTTCATCTATTACTTCTATACTACTAAAAATGTTTAAACGAAACTGAGAAAAGCAGTCTTTATTTTCTTCAACATCCATCCACATAAGTGAACGAATCAGCAAATCCAGATAGGCGTGTTGGGATATTTATAAACcatatataatacattttttgtATAGTGCTTGTAACACTAGGTGATAATCCGCGCTCTACGCGGAGTAaatagatttcaaaatattatcacTTTTAATTTGTAGACATAATAAAAGCTAAAGTCATAGCAAGAAATACTATATGTTATAAAGTAAGGGTTAGACAAAATTTAGTATGTCAATCTAAATTAAGCTGcaaaatttttgtttaaaaattgtatatttgtttgcataaaataaattattaatataaaataaagcaaaacataagcaataaactaataaaatataaataaacaatgTTTTGAATTGTTTCAAATCGGAAACAGAGTTAAAGCCAGCCATTTGATTGCTTGAGAGAATGTTTTGATATGAGTAAAGTCGAGAAGAAAGGTGTGGTGAGTTTTCTGAATTATAGAAACCGTATATTTATACTAAAAAGGAATCGCCGTGTGGTCATATGGATTCAAAATAATGGCCGTAACTAAATCGAATATTACACATAACTTGCGCTCCAATCTTAGTTGAGAAGTACTTTAATATTGTAGATAGTTAATGCAAACTTTCTTTTATCAATCGCAATTGAACAAATTCAAGAAAGTTCACGATAATTAATTGATTACAATAATTTGAACCTTAATCTACGTTCCTTATATACAAAAGTCAATTCCTTGCAAATCACATATTATTACCATCAATTTACCaaatttgtaatttaaaaatatatcaaagttATTAGAAGTTTCTTTTTTGTCAATCATCAATCAATTTTGTCCTTGCAAATCACGTTTGAATCATGGAAAATTTGCTCCGCCATTATTTGCATTATGCAAGCTGGCGTTAAAATCTTAATTACGATAGATCACCTAAGGTaagtttttataattgtatgcCAGAAAATCATAATGTACCTTAGTTTCTACAATCGCAAGGCGGGGATCATCTAACAATTTAATGAAACGGGGCAAGTATATGACATATGCATGGTTCTTCtgtttcattatttaaaaaaaaacaaagttttcctcttgatatatttttaagagaaaaaatattttttcgcatttttaagaaaatcaatCACTTGAGCACGTATTGATCATCAAATACTTTTTAGGATTTTTCAGAAAACAAACTTTGATTGATAATCGCACATTAATTTGTTCGCATATATATTCATTTTGAATAAAACAATTAGACCACTACGTATGTCAGTAATGTTTTTGTATTGAaacaaattaatgaaaaaactTCAGTCAAGGTaattaacataattttaaaatatttgatgtaATACGTAGAACTTCGGTTAAGGTAACTAACGCAAGAAATAAATGATAAGGTTTGATGTAATATGTATCAACGTATATATGTGACAAATGTAGACCAAACTAAGGTAATTATAATGTTTTGATCAATGGCATGTTGTGTAATTGATATCTCATGATTTTCATAGTTTTTAGCATCTATTTATTAATCATACTTGTGTTTTGAATTGCATTTAGGTGTCTACATTGCATATATTTGTTCATTTGTATGCATTAGGGGTTGGATTGCACACTTGAGAAGTTTGGGGCAAAATCGCAAAGTTATACTTGCAAATTACAGAGTTTGTGGCCAGTTTGAGAACCATCAAGAGTCAGGGGATCATTCTGCAAATTCGAGGGTCTAAGTTGCGAAATTAAGAGGTCTGGGGCTGATTCGTGAGGACATAAGTGTTATTTCAAGAGTTTTGGGTCAATTGGTAATTATTCAACAACTGAGGGACCTGTTCTGCAACTACTTCAAAATACACCATTGGAGAGATCGATTGTTGCTCGATCCTTCTTCTCGCCGGTTTTGGGTGCTGACGACGGCGAGCCTGTTTGGTTGCGAGGACGGCACATACGGAGAAGAGCACGACGGAGATGGTCCTGTGACCTGAGACAGACGCGACGACCACCAGACGTCGAGCTTTCACTCCGATTCGATCCCGACGGCGAGCTACTGTCGCAGCCTAACGAAGCTTGAAGCGAAGACCTCCGCGAGTTGCAGACCATGGCCGACGGGAGACGGCGGCACGAGCAGTCACGGTTCGTCAGAGCTTTATACAAATGGCCGGAAACGGTGGCGTGAAGAAGACGAGCAGAGTCAATTACGGTGAAGATGAGCACGGCCACGGGAGATAGAGAGGCCGTGAGCCAGTGACGACGAAGGAGACGACGGCTGAAGCTTGAGACGAGGAAGGCAAGAATCGAGCATGAACCACAACGGCTTGACAGTACGGGACGATGAAATCACTGTATCTCGGACGCACCTTGGAGCGGACCTGCAACGCGGGAAGAAGAAGCCGCGCGCACTTGGACAAACTCGATGTCAGTATCAGAGCGGCTTAGTGAAACGGGTTGCGTTACCCGCTCGGAG
This genomic window contains:
- the LOC103827556 gene encoding uncharacterized protein LOC103827556 translates to MNLSEKRTVDGDWIATLLSLEFFGTCVDHKHLRKNEKNVFCIDCNVEICRHCCNTEAHFVHRRLQICKYVYQDVLRLLDIQHYFDCSEIQTYKINGEKAIHLNSRPQAKDARPSTKSKNAASCVTCKRYIQDRPNRFCSISCKISSGPPKKRKFCFSSEVEQSVLEKEHYNQEGSLEEKKSSISSLTDVSEDSEALLSSNLSLRPFTRLLKRKGISQRSPLH